Genomic segment of Candidatus Chlorohelix allophototropha:
CAGGAATAGAAAATATGAATCTCACTCGTAGTGGTTCACCTAGAGCTTTAGTAGTGGATGACGTTAGCCAAGCTGCCGAAACAGTTGCCTATATTCTTCATCTAAGCCGGGGCTTTAGTGTGAGAACTGTTTACGACCCATATGATGCCCTCAAGGTCGTAAAAGAAGAGAATTATGATCTGGTAGTTATTGATTACCAAATGCCCGGTCTGGATGGAATTCAATTACTTAAACAACTTAAAAGTTCAGATGCCTCAACTACCTACATTATTATGACCGGCAGGAACGATATGCGGGTTATAATGAATGCGCTTAAAGCAGGCGCACAGGGGTTTGTTGCCAAGCCGTTCACTCGGAACGAACTGCTGGAGTCGATTGATCTAGCGATGGAAAAAACGCGCTTGCTACGTGAACATATCCATATGCGAGTTTATGCTCCCTTATTGCGTAGCGCAATTGGCGCACTTTTAAGCGCATTGGAGTATGAACACGATGATACGGCAAATCACTCCAAACGGGTTGGCTATTACGCCGAAGAGATTTCAATTGATTTCGGAATGAGTCAGGAAGAACGACATGTAACCCAACTAGGCGCATTATTCCATGACATTGGCAAAATCGGCGTACCCGATCATATCCTGTTGAAACCAGGTTTTCTGAGCGAGGAAGAACGCTTTATAATGCGTACCCATCCTGAGATTGGCTGGCGTATTATTAAAGATGTTGAAGGATTGAGCAAAGTAGCGGAAATCGTACGCGCTCACCATGAAAGATTTGACGGAAAGGGCTATCCCGATGGACTAGCTGGCGAACAGATACCGCTTGGGGCAAGAATAGCGGCTGTAGCAGATAGTTTTGAAGCAATTGTGTCACCACGGGTTTATTCGCCGGGACGGTCGGTGGAAGAGGCGTTGGAAGAAGTACGCCGTTGTTCTGGCACCCAATTTGACCCGGATGCGGCAGAGGTTTTTCTCAAAAAAATGGAAAGTGGAAAAATCCTGTACAAACCCACTTATACACCTATAACTAACCTAGATTTTTGCGTCCAGCCTCAGCCTAAATAGTCTAGACAGGTATAGTTACTTCTGACACCTTAAAAGGACTGTAGGTGCTTCTCTCTTCCGAGATTTATGAAGGCTTTTGTGGGTTTTGTTTCTTTTCGCGTTGTTTGCGCTTGAAAAAAGTGGAAAGGCTCTCGGCATGATGTTTAGCAGCGCCCGCTGCTAATTCATCTAATGGATAGGGACTATAACGCGCCTTTTCGTAGAGCCGAGAAATTTTATCAAGCTCGGGTTGGAGTTCTGCCTCTAAAACTACAGGCGCAAGCTTTTCTTCATATTCGTGAGGAGTATCTCCCATACCTCGAAAATAACCTGCTCTTCCGGCTCGCTCTGACATATGGCGATA
This window contains:
- a CDS encoding HD domain-containing phosphohydrolase, whose translation is MNLTRSGSPRALVVDDVSQAAETVAYILHLSRGFSVRTVYDPYDALKVVKEENYDLVVIDYQMPGLDGIQLLKQLKSSDASTTYIIMTGRNDMRVIMNALKAGAQGFVAKPFTRNELLESIDLAMEKTRLLREHIHMRVYAPLLRSAIGALLSALEYEHDDTANHSKRVGYYAEEISIDFGMSQEERHVTQLGALFHDIGKIGVPDHILLKPGFLSEEERFIMRTHPEIGWRIIKDVEGLSKVAEIVRAHHERFDGKGYPDGLAGEQIPLGARIAAVADSFEAIVSPRVYSPGRSVEEALEEVRRCSGTQFDPDAAEVFLKKMESGKILYKPTYTPITNLDFCVQPQPK